The Gymnodinialimonas sp. 57CJ19 genome includes a window with the following:
- the fabD gene encoding ACP S-malonyltransferase has product MTRAFIFPGQGAQTIGMGRALADAYPASKAVFAEVDDALGESLSSLIWEGEIEALTLTRNAQPALMATSLAAMAALKAEGVDVTAASFVAGHSLGEYSALCAAGTFSLADTARLLRLRGEAMQAAVPAGEGAMAAVLGLDLAAVEEVAAEAAQGEVCEAANDNDPAQVVISGAKAAVERACEIAKAKGAKRALLLPVSAPFHCALMQPAADAMAQALGEVDMQAPVVPLVGNVLARAESAPAVIRENLVVQVTGRVRWRESVAWMAAEGVTEVYEIGAGKALSGMVKRIDRAVTPHAVGTPDDVSKAVATLAQ; this is encoded by the coding sequence ATGACCCGAGCTTTCATTTTTCCCGGCCAAGGGGCGCAAACCATCGGCATGGGCCGCGCCCTCGCGGATGCTTATCCGGCCTCAAAGGCCGTCTTCGCCGAGGTGGATGACGCCTTGGGCGAAAGCCTGTCGTCGCTGATCTGGGAAGGCGAGATCGAGGCCCTGACCCTGACGCGAAACGCGCAGCCTGCGTTGATGGCCACATCATTGGCGGCCATGGCGGCGTTGAAGGCGGAAGGCGTTGACGTCACGGCGGCATCCTTTGTGGCAGGGCATTCTCTGGGTGAATACTCGGCCCTTTGTGCGGCGGGCACGTTCAGCCTTGCAGATACCGCGCGCCTGTTGCGCCTGCGTGGCGAGGCGATGCAAGCGGCCGTTCCGGCGGGCGAGGGGGCCATGGCGGCGGTTCTGGGCCTTGACCTTGCAGCGGTAGAAGAAGTGGCAGCGGAAGCGGCCCAGGGAGAGGTCTGCGAAGCGGCCAACGACAACGACCCGGCGCAAGTTGTGATCTCTGGCGCGAAAGCCGCGGTGGAGCGGGCATGCGAGATTGCCAAAGCCAAGGGCGCAAAACGCGCCTTGCTGCTGCCGGTGTCCGCACCGTTCCATTGCGCGTTGATGCAACCGGCCGCCGATGCCATGGCGCAAGCGTTGGGCGAGGTGGATATGCAAGCCCCCGTCGTGCCGCTGGTGGGCAACGTATTGGCGCGGGCCGAAAGCGCCCCGGCGGTGATCCGGGAGAACTTGGTTGTGCAGGTCACGGGCCGGGTCCGGTGGCGCGAAAGCGTGGCGTGGATGGCAGCCGAGGGCGTCACGGAAGTGTACGAGATCGGCGCGGGCAAGGCCCTGTCGGGCATGGTCAAACGCATTGACCGCGCAGTCACGCCCCATGCGGTCGGCACGCCCGATGATGTGTCAAAGGCGGTTGCGACGCTTGCGCAATGA
- the rpsF gene encoding 30S ribosomal protein S6 encodes MALYEHVMIARQDLSNTQAEALNEHFGTVLTDNGGTVVDTEYWGVKTMAYKINKNRKGHYSFLRTDAPSAAIQEMERLMRLHDDVMRVLTIKVDAHEDGPSVQMQKRDEREPRRERR; translated from the coding sequence ATGGCTCTCTATGAGCACGTGATGATTGCGCGTCAGGACCTGTCCAACACGCAAGCCGAAGCGCTGAACGAGCACTTTGGCACCGTCCTTACCGACAACGGCGGCACTGTGGTCGACACCGAATATTGGGGTGTTAAGACCATGGCCTACAAGATCAACAAGAACCGCAAGGGTCACTATTCCTTCCTTCGCACGGATGCACCATCCGCCGCGATCCAGGAAATGGAACGCCTGATGCGCCTGCATGACGACGTGATGCGCGTTCTGACCATCAAGGTTGACGCCCACGAGGACGGCCCTTCCGTCCAGATGCAAAAGCGCGATGAGCGTGAACCCCGCCGCGAGCGTCGTTGA
- the rpsR gene encoding 30S ribosomal protein S18, which translates to MAAKPFFRRRKTDPFEGENAPKIDYKDTRLLQRYISERGKIVPSRITAVGAKNQRALAKAIKRARFLALLPYAVK; encoded by the coding sequence ATGGCCGCTAAACCATTCTTCCGCCGCCGCAAGACCGACCCGTTTGAGGGCGAGAACGCGCCGAAGATCGACTATAAAGACACACGTCTTCTGCAACGCTACATCTCCGAGCGTGGCAAGATCGTGCCTTCCCGTATCACCGCTGTAGGTGCCAAGAACCAGCGTGCGCTTGCAAAAGCCATCAAACGCGCCCGGTTCCTCGCCCTGCTGCCCTACGCCGTTAAATAA
- a CDS encoding PQQ-dependent sugar dehydrogenase, whose translation MLRILSAPALLATLLAGAAFAQVAPVDDGSGNFDASVAAFAGQTEAPEVTSGVTFDEEVISGTLAHPWGLAILPEDAGYIVTERGGTLRHITRDGTMGPEINGVPDVRAIRQGGLLDVALAADFADSRAIYLTYSAREGLAASATALARATLSEDHTALTNVEELWRQTPASAIPAHFGSRVLVDDEGFVFATTGDRFTPENRELAQDPASATYGATIMLQPDHHPATLDFVDGALPGVLTYGHRNIQGLAIQPESQLVWALEHGPAGGDELNVIEPGGNYGWPRVSYGVNYNGSDVGDGEQAHAPDFIEPRYYWDPSIAPSDLIFYEGEMFPDWQGDILLGALAGQSLVRLDIDGTSVIAEERFRTGQGRVRDVDVDANGAILILIDDDPGALIRLTPAAE comes from the coding sequence ATGCTTCGCATTCTGTCCGCCCCGGCCCTCCTCGCTACGCTCCTCGCAGGCGCAGCCTTCGCGCAAGTGGCTCCCGTCGACGACGGCAGCGGTAATTTCGACGCCTCCGTCGCGGCCTTCGCCGGACAAACCGAAGCGCCAGAGGTCACCTCGGGTGTGACCTTCGACGAGGAGGTCATCAGTGGCACCCTCGCCCATCCCTGGGGGCTCGCGATCCTGCCCGAAGACGCGGGCTACATCGTGACAGAACGCGGCGGCACCCTGCGCCACATCACCCGCGACGGCACCATGGGCCCCGAGATCAACGGCGTCCCGGACGTACGCGCGATCCGTCAGGGCGGTTTGTTGGACGTGGCGCTTGCGGCAGATTTCGCCGATAGCCGCGCCATCTACCTCACCTATTCCGCTCGCGAGGGCCTTGCCGCCTCGGCCACGGCGCTTGCCCGCGCAACCCTGTCCGAGGATCACACCGCATTGACGAACGTAGAGGAACTCTGGCGGCAAACGCCCGCCTCGGCGATCCCCGCGCATTTTGGAAGCCGCGTGTTGGTGGATGATGAGGGCTTCGTATTCGCCACCACGGGCGACCGTTTCACGCCGGAAAACAGAGAATTAGCCCAAGACCCCGCGTCCGCGACCTACGGCGCGACCATCATGCTGCAACCCGACCACCATCCCGCCACGTTGGATTTCGTCGACGGTGCCCTACCCGGCGTTCTGACCTACGGACACCGTAATATCCAAGGCCTCGCCATCCAGCCCGAGAGCCAACTTGTGTGGGCGCTGGAACACGGCCCCGCGGGTGGGGACGAGCTGAACGTGATCGAACCGGGCGGCAACTACGGCTGGCCGCGGGTGAGCTACGGGGTGAACTACAACGGCTCCGACGTGGGCGACGGCGAACAGGCCCATGCCCCCGACTTTATCGAACCGCGCTACTACTGGGACCCCTCCATCGCGCCCTCGGACCTGATCTTCTATGAGGGCGAGATGTTCCCCGACTGGCAAGGCGACATCCTTCTGGGCGCTCTGGCGGGGCAATCGCTTGTACGGCTGGATATCGACGGCACCTCGGTCATCGCAGAGGAACGCTTCCGCACAGGCCAAGGGCGCGTGCGTGATGTGGACGTCGATGCAAACGGTGCCATCCTGATCCTGATAGACGACGACCCGGGCGCCCTGATCCGCCTGACCCCCGCCGCTGAATAA
- the rplI gene encoding 50S ribosomal protein L9 encodes MDVILLERVAKLGQMGEVVSVKEGYARNFLLPQKKALRANEANLKTFENQKAQLEARNLETKAEAEKLGETLAGQQFIIIRSASDSGALYGSVTIRDAAEVATAEGFSIDRKQVALTAPIKDLGIHTVIVNLHPEVQVEIELNVARSTEEAELQASGKSIQDLAAEEEAQAEFEIAELFDDIGAAGLDDDDVAPAPAAEEEASDED; translated from the coding sequence ATGGACGTTATCCTTCTGGAACGTGTGGCGAAGCTGGGTCAAATGGGCGAAGTAGTCTCTGTCAAAGAGGGCTACGCGCGCAACTTCCTTCTGCCGCAAAAAAAGGCGCTTCGCGCCAACGAAGCCAACCTGAAGACCTTTGAAAACCAGAAAGCGCAACTTGAAGCGCGCAACCTGGAAACCAAAGCCGAAGCCGAGAAGCTGGGTGAGACACTTGCTGGTCAGCAGTTCATCATCATCCGCTCTGCTTCCGATTCTGGTGCGCTTTACGGCTCTGTCACCATCCGTGACGCCGCCGAAGTTGCGACAGCTGAAGGCTTCTCCATCGATCGCAAGCAGGTCGCATTGACCGCACCGATCAAGGACCTGGGCATCCACACGGTCATCGTCAATCTGCACCCCGAAGTGCAGGTCGAGATCGAGTTGAACGTGGCCCGCTCCACCGAAGAAGCCGAGCTTCAGGCATCGGGCAAATCCATTCAGGATCTGGCCGCTGAAGAAGAAGCACAGGCAGAGTTCGAGATCGCCGAGCTGTTCGACGACATCGGTGCCGCAGGCTTGGATGACGACGACGTCGCCCCAGCGCCGGCCGCTGAGGAAGAAGCCTCTGACGAGGACTAA